Below is a genomic region from Pyrococcus kukulkanii.
GATCTCTCTATAATACCAGTGCGAGGCCAATAATGAAGGACTACATTGTAGGACTCGGAGGAAGGGACTTTACGGTCAAAGACGTTAAGGCTATTGCTGAGGATATGAAGAAGATTATTGAGAGCGGTAAGTTGGATAGGGAAATTGAATGGTATCACCTTAAGAGGTGAGAATGATGGAAGTTCCTGAGAACATTAAGAAGAGGCTTACCCTTCCGTTTGATGAACACTTTTATGCCGGCCACACGGCCTGTCAGGGCTGTGGTGCATCTCTAGGCCTTAGGTATGTCCTTAAAGCTTACGGGAAGAAGACAATAGTTGCAATCCCTGCATGTTGTTCAACGATAATAGCTGGACCTTGGCCATATTCAGCTTTGGACGCTAACCTCTTCCATACTGCTTTTGAAACTACTGGAGCCGTAATCAGTGGTATTGAAGCTGCATTGAAAGCCCTGGGATACAAGGTTAAAGGAGAAGATGGAATAATGGTTGTTGGCTGGGCTGGTGATGGAGGTACAGCGGATATAGGGCTTCAAGCATTAAGCGGATTCCTTGAGAGAGGTCATGACGCGGTCTACATAATGTACGATAATGAGGCTTACATGAATACTGGAATTCAGAGGTCAAGTTCAACCCCCTACGGAGCATGGACTACAAATACTCCGGGAGGAAAGAAGCACTTCCTTGAGAAGAGACACAAGAAAAAAGTTATTGACATTGTAATTGCTCATAGAATTCCCTACGCTGCAACTGCAAGCGTTGCTTATCCCGAGGACTTTATAAGAAAGCTTAAGAAGGCCCAGAAAATTCCAGGACCAAGTTTTATCCAGCTCTTTGCTCCCTGCCCAACGGGTTGGAGGAGCCCAACTGACAAGACTATAGAGATTGCAAGACTGGCTGTACAAACCGCATACTTCCCGCTCTTTGAATATGAAAACGGCAAGTACAAAATC
It encodes:
- a CDS encoding 3-methyl-2-oxobutanoate dehydrogenase subunit beta → MEVPENIKKRLTLPFDEHFYAGHTACQGCGASLGLRYVLKAYGKKTIVAIPACCSTIIAGPWPYSALDANLFHTAFETTGAVISGIEAALKALGYKVKGEDGIMVVGWAGDGGTADIGLQALSGFLERGHDAVYIMYDNEAYMNTGIQRSSSTPYGAWTTNTPGGKKHFLEKRHKKKVIDIVIAHRIPYAATASVAYPEDFIRKLKKAQKIPGPSFIQLFAPCPTGWRSPTDKTIEIARLAVQTAYFPLFEYENGKYKINMPNPKKEPKPIEEFLKLQGRFKYMTKEDIEILQKWVLEEWERLKKLAEVFG